A genomic region of Manihot esculenta cultivar AM560-2 chromosome 15, M.esculenta_v8, whole genome shotgun sequence contains the following coding sequences:
- the LOC110601325 gene encoding heterogeneous nuclear ribonucleoprotein 1, translating into MDSDQGKLFIGGISWETTEEKLQDYFSQYGDVLQAVVMRDKTTGRPRGFGFVVFADPSTLDRVLQEKHTIDGRTVEAKKALSREEQQTSARAGNVNPSRNTGNGGNIRTKKIFVGGLPPTMTEDGFRQYFEDYGHVTDVVIMYDQNTQRPRGFGFISFDSEDAVDRVLHKTFHDLNGKQVEVKRALPKDANPGGGSRSMSGGANGGAGGYQGYGASGGNANSYDGRMDSNRYMQPQSTGGGFPPYGSSGFNAPGYGYGPANNGVGYGGYGSYGGASAGYGGPAGAAYGNPNVPSAGYASGPPGAPRSSWSSQAPSGYGAMGYGHAPSWGTPNAGAGSTGPGPTPAGQSPGGTAGYGNQGYGYGSYVGNDGSYGNPAGYGAVGGRSGGTPNSNIGGSPPELQGSGSGYMGGGYGDANGNPGYGNAGWRSESQLSGNYGTQGNGLHGGQLGYGGGYSGSQNRQGQQQ; encoded by the exons ATGGATTCAGATCAGGGAAAGCTATTTATTGGTGGGATTTCATGGGAGACAACGGAGGAGAAGCTCCAGGACTACTTTTCTCAATATGGCGACGTTTTACAGGCTGTGGTAATGCGAGACAAGACCACTGGCAGACCCAGAGGCTTTGGTTTTGTCGTTTTCGCAGATCCTTCCACCCTCGATAGGGTTCTTCAGGAGAAGCATACAATCGATGGTAGAACG GTTGAGGCGAAGAAGGCCTTGTCAAGAGAGGAGCAGCAAACCAGTGCCAGAGCTGGAAACGTGAATCCATCTAGAAACACTGGTAATGGTGGAAATATCAGGACCAAAAAGATTTTTGTTGGAGGGTTACCTCCCACTATGACTGAGGATGGATTCCGTCAGTATTTTGAAGATTATGGCCATGTTACTGATGTAGTAATAATGTATGACCAGAACACCCAACGGCCTCGTGGATTTGGCTTTATTTCCTTTGATAGTGAGGATGCTGTTGATCGggtcttgcataaaactttccaTGATTTGAATGGAAAGCAAGTTGAAGTAAAGCGGGCTCTTCCTAAAGATGCTAATCCTGGTGGGGGAAGCCGCTCCATGAGTGGTGGTGCCAATGGTGGTGCTGGTGGTTATCAGGGCTATGGTGCTTCCGGGGGCaatgcaaattcatatgatggtcGAATGGATTCAAATAGGTATATGCAGCCTCAGAGCACAGGAGGTGGCTTTCCTCCTTATGGTTCATCAGGCTTTAATGCACCTGGTTATGGATATGGTCCTGCCAATAATGGTGTTGGATATGGTGGTTATGGTAGTTATGGCGGTGCCAGTGCTGGCTATGGTGGACCTGCTGGTGCTGCGTATGGGAATCCTAACGTCCCAAGTGCTGGGTATGCAAGTGGTCCACCTGGTGCCCCTAGAAGCTCATGGAGCAGTCAAGCTCCATCTGGCTATGGTGCCATGGGCTACGGACATGCTCCATCTTGGGGCACACCAAATGCTGGTGCTGGGAGCACTGGTCCTGGTCCAACTCCTGCTGGTCAATCTCCTGGTGGGACTGCTGGGTATGGGAATCAAGGTTATGGATATGGTAGTTATGTTGGAAATGATGGATCCTATGGGAATCCAGCTGGATATGGAGCTGTTGGGGGGCGTTCTGGGGGTACTCCAAACAGTAATATTGGGGGTTCACCACCTGAACTACAGGGGAGTGGCAGTGGCTACATGGGAGGTGGTTATGGGGATGCAAATGGAAATCCAGGGTATGGAAATGCAGGTTGGAGATCCGAGTCACAACTTTCTGGAAATTATGGGACTCAGGGCAATGGACTTCATGGTGGGCAACTTGGTTATGGTGGGGGATACAGTGGTTCTCAGAATCGGCAAGGCCAACAACAATGA
- the LOC110601431 gene encoding uncharacterized protein DDB_G0283697 encodes MGCFLGCFGFSSKRNRRKPANGVQHGHHGLGSYEPLDSASTVLDITGEPVNAHSELRNKNREPLNYKIRKKVSFNLNVQSYEPIPKEESTDHFWETEEDEKKEEISKDTAKGSQSPSLSEGDSTETKMASFPSNYRYRNCIDSNEEEDEESDLDDDDDDLDEDDESGGDIDDMGISQEEFSEKFMSLSVSSNKRDSSTEFAQEKSENLKPPGDMNKGGFKSIGTNRNARDRSQYVHSVLNPVENLSQWKAVKAKGMPPVKRLRKENVALEQQVEKPTPQMQEIAVDASLSNWLFSSDTRQPRATSITKSSTTPVQTVSSKTSSFGSTFSGRVGEDMPILDITNLEA; translated from the exons ATGGGGTGCTTTCTTGGCTGTTTTGGCTTCTCTTCCAAGAGAAACCGCAGAAAGCCTGCCAATGGAGTTCAACATGGACACCAT GGGTTGGGTAGCTATGAACCTCTGGATTCAGCTTCTACAGTTCTTGATATAACAGGGGAGCCCGTAAACGCACACTCTGAACTCAG AAACAAGAACAGGGAACCATTGAACTACAAAATTAGGAAGAAAGTTAGCTTTAACTTGAACGTCCAGAGTTATGAGCCGATTCCAAAAGAAGAAAGTACAGATCATTTCTGGGAAACTGAGGAAgacgaaaagaaagaagagattaGCAAAGACACTGCAAAAGGAAGCCAATCTCCCTCTCTTTCTGAGGGGGATTCGACGGAGACAAAAATGGCATCTTTTCCATCGAATTATAGATATCGAAACTGCATTGACAGCAACGAAGAAGAGGATGAAGAAAGTGACttggatgatgatgatgatgatcttGATGAGGATGATGAAAGCGGTGGTGATATTGATGATATGGGAATAAGCCAAGAAGAGTTCTCTGAGAAATTCATGTCCTTATCAGTGAGTTCAAATAAGAGAGATTCTTCAACTGAGTTTGCTCAGGAGAAATCTGAAAATCTGAAGCCCCCTGGAGATATGAATAAGGGAGGATTTAAATCGATTGGGACGAATCGAAATGCTCGAGATAGGAGTCAATATGTTCATTCTGTGCTGAACCCAGTAGAAAATCTGAGTCAGTGGAAAGCAGTGAAGGCCAAAGGAATGCCACCGGTGAAGCGCCTGAGAAAGGAGAATGTAGCATTAGAGCAACAAGTAGAGAAACCCACACCTCAGATGCAAGAAATTGCAGTTGACGCCAGTCTCTCAAACTGGTTGTTCTCCTCTGATACTAGGCAGCCCAGAGCTACATCCATTACCAAGAGTAGCACCACCCCTGTGCAGACTGTATCATCAAAGACAAGCTCATTTGGCAGCACGTTTTCAGGGAGAGTCGGAGAAGATATGCCTATTTTAGATATCACCAATTTGGAGGCTTGA
- the LOC110601868 gene encoding uncharacterized protein LOC110601868 isoform X1: MDKDVKDANGFTNEPLITVDPEEVENHTDDAECYSESNTLLPPRRGGMSRNPERVRRKVQWNDKNGNKLAEVLVFEPSDNSDSDEDDSDSCVCNIM; this comes from the exons ATGGATAAAGATGTCAAGGATGCTAATGGATTCACAAACGAGCCTTTGATAACTGTAGACCCTGAAGAAGTTGAAAACCATACTGATGATGCAGAATGTTACAGTGAGTCCAACACTTTGTTGCCTCCTAGGAGAGGTGGGATGTCAAGAAATCCAGAAAGAGTGCGGAGAAAAGTTCAGTGGAACGATAAGAATGGGAACAAACTCGCGGAGGTTTTAGTATTTGAACCAAG CGACAATAGTGATTCTGATGAGGATGATTCTGATTCTTGTGTCTGTAACATAATGTAG
- the LOC110601868 gene encoding uncharacterized protein LOC110601868 isoform X3 — protein MDKDVKDANGFTNEPLITVDPEEVENHTDDAECYSESNTLLPPRRGGMSRNPERVRRKVQWNDKNGNKLAEVLVFEPRI, from the exons ATGGATAAAGATGTCAAGGATGCTAATGGATTCACAAACGAGCCTTTGATAACTGTAGACCCTGAAGAAGTTGAAAACCATACTGATGATGCAGAATGTTACAGTGAGTCCAACACTTTGTTGCCTCCTAGGAGAGGTGGGATGTCAAGAAATCCAGAAAGAGTGCGGAGAAAAGTTCAGTGGAACGATAAGAATGGGAACAAACTCGCGGAGGTTTTAGTATTTGAACCAAG AATATAG
- the LOC110601868 gene encoding uncharacterized protein LOC110601868 isoform X2 — translation MDKDVKDANGFTNEPLITVDPEEVENHTDDAECYSESNTLLPPRRGGMSRNPERVRRKVQWNDKNGNKLAEVLVFEPSFMDWLH, via the exons ATGGATAAAGATGTCAAGGATGCTAATGGATTCACAAACGAGCCTTTGATAACTGTAGACCCTGAAGAAGTTGAAAACCATACTGATGATGCAGAATGTTACAGTGAGTCCAACACTTTGTTGCCTCCTAGGAGAGGTGGGATGTCAAGAAATCCAGAAAGAGTGCGGAGAAAAGTTCAGTGGAACGATAAGAATGGGAACAAACTCGCGGAGGTTTTAGTATTTGAACCAAG CTTCATGGACTGGCTACATTAA
- the LOC110601057 gene encoding actin-related protein 2/3 complex subunit 2B — MRRELSMACFERASPALKGILLKLYRAEKHVEIDHHLYEFGSVEYHVQSSAADPNCIYLSISTPLLSQGVEHSYGLSKQMLKEVCSDAVEIVEPPRQGYQLTLKLDFSKIPTEKESEKVIRQISSVQAVILSSQLKEMLENVNSQDASQGMYKPIKLVYHPREPFYVIKQPQKITAVFPMRFKEPSDVIIATAFFQELMDVGSSEKWAKAPPCTWSPIPPPELRGEPIEDLSTNGGFVSFDISSRHVEGKKLDKTVWSLLNFYAYVKNHIKCTRGFIQRRMQKCLERLVEVLNKENKEEDGDVIKVKENAGCKYVRKLVKFPKSAMLKQRCGEFTKKMKRIRSRIKIHGFGRFQRRWLTTSKFPSPMRYTKLD, encoded by the exons ATGAGAAGAGAGCTCAGCATGGCTTGCTTTGAGAGGGCATCACCTGCATTGAAGGGGATACTGCTCAAGTTGTATCG TGCTGAAAAGCATGTGGAGATTGATCATCACTTGTATGAATTTGGATCTGTAGAGTACCATGTTCAG TCATCAGCAGCAGATCCAAATTGCATCTACCTGTCAATATCAACGCCATTGCTTTCCCAAGGAGTTGAGCATTCATATGGGTTGTCAAAACAGATGCTGAAGGAAGTTTGTTCTGATGCTGTGGAAATTGTTGAACCCCCAAGACAAGGATAccaactcactctaaaacttgACTTTTCCAAGATTCCAACTGAAAAAG AATCTGAAAAGGTGATTAGACAAATTTCTTCAGTGCAAGCAGTCATTTTAAGTTCCCAGCTGAAAGAAATGTTGGAGAATGTCAATTCTCAAGATGCGTCTCAGGGGATGTATAAGCCAATCAAACTTGTCTACCACCCAAGAGAACCCTTTTATGTCATCAAACAG CCACAAAAAATCACTGCAGTATTCCCAATGCGTTTTAAAGAACCATCAGATGTGATTATTGCAACAGCCTTTTTTCAG GAACTTATGGACGTTGGCAGTTCAGAAAAGTGGGCTAAAGCACCACCTTGCACCTGGTCGCCCATTCCTCCCCCAGAATTGAGAGGAGAACCTATAGAAGATTTGAGCACCAATGGAGGGTTTGTTTCTTTTG ATATTTCATCACGTCATGTTGAAGGTAAAAAACTAGATAAGACTGTGTGGAGTCTATTAAACTTCTATGCCTATGTGAAAAATCACATAAAG TGCACTAGAGGATTCATACAAAGAAGGATGCAGAAGTGTTTGGAACGCTTGGTTGAG GTCCTGAACAAGGAAAATAAGGAAGAAGATGGAGATGTTATAAAGGTTAAAG AAAATGCAGGGTGTAAATATGTTAGGAAACTGGTAAAGTTCCCAAAATCTGCAATGCTTAAACAAAGATGTGGTGAATTCACCAAAAAGATGAAGCGAATTCGTTCTCGAATTAAAATCCATGGATTTGGACGTTTTCAGAGACGATGGTTGACAACCTCAAAGTTTCCTTCTCCAATGAGATATACTAAACTAGATTAA